Within Coturnix japonica isolate 7356 chromosome 13, Coturnix japonica 2.1, whole genome shotgun sequence, the genomic segment GAGCTGAAAGTAGTTATATTCAGGTACAATATTCAGTTAAGTCATTTTGATTAATTATAAGCTGTAATTTAGTTGCAGTAACTTATACAAATATATCATCTATGTCAACATCACAGCTGTGATATATTCTTGCATGCTGGTGCTATTGCTTCTTCCAGACGAAAAAGTTACCTGAGGAACTTCCCCTGGTCTGTGAATAGGTGGGCTTAATCCTAGAAACTGAGAACTAACAATTTATAAAAGCTACTAGAAAcaatctctttctctgtttgtaTGATAAATGGAATTGCCTGTTTGGTTGAACACAGAACAGCTGGTAGTGTTAATGGGGAAGTTATCCAAGTAATTCAATTATGCAAGCATGCAAAAGTTACTAAGTAAATAGCAGCAGTTCTCTAATTGCTTCAAAAAACAAGTTTTTGGAGTATTTGGACTCGCTAGTTTTTAATTCTCTTACAGGTGAGAGGAGAATTCGTGTCCACACTATGTGCTTACCTGTTGTAACAACACTGAGTGATGTCTACCTGGGGGCAGATGTACAGGCTATCACTGGGCTGTTAGCCAATATGGGTAAGCACAGAAAGAACTTGTTTGGGTGTATATGGATGATATCCCTAAAGCTTTCAGCAGTGATCCTCTGGATGATAATGTTAGAAGGAATgattctctctgtttttaatacttAAGTGAAGCTGTATGTAATCACCTAAATGTAGTCTGGTGTATTATCATCATGGCCGAAAGTATTTAAAgtaacttttgttttgtttttttttttagctgtggATCGATCAGTTTCTGCTACCTTGAGTGATGCTCGGGATGCCTTGGTCAATGCAGTGATAGATTCTTTGTCTGCTTACCGTTCATCAGTCCTGAGCATTCAGCAGCCTGGTCTCATGGCCCCCAGTTCACTGCGGCTCTTCCCACTTTATGTACTGGCACTCTTAAAACAGGTAAGAGTTCAAAGGAAGCAATGCCAGGGGAGGATGATTGTCTGTGCTTGGCGTGTCAACCCGAAGTGAAAGAGCTTGTGGTTGAGGTACAAAATAGCATACATCATCTTCCAACATTTTCATAGGACTCAAAATTGAGAAGTTGTTTGATTTGGATTGCTTAATAAAACCAgtctttctgatatttttgttgAAATATTGAGATATTACAGATTTATGAATATTTCTGTACAAAGAAAATTCTCTCAAGGTAACagatcaattttttttcccctgcaatttGGTGACTAGAAAGATGAATGTAGAATGAagcctgtttattttctcttaggTGTCTTATTGTATCTAAGTAGATAACACATACTCTGACAGGTGGTAAATGAACATCTTTGCCTTGGAGTCTGTTATAATTTTTAATGGTCAAactaaatgtgtttttgtttgcagaaagcatttcaaactGGGACAAATGCTCGTCTAGATGAGCGCATCTTTAGCATGTGTCAAGTGAAAAACCAGCCTCTTGTTTACCTCATGCTTATGACGCACCCCAGTTTGTACAGAGTTGATAATCTCACAGATGAGGTGAGCGCTTGCATTGTTACATGGCCTGTTTGTGTCTGATCCCATAGGTTTGAATTAAGTGAAGCTGAAAGACAATTCTAGTCATAAGTCCTCCACATTTAAGCTACATTGctcaaatgaaatgtttcacaTTTTCCCAGCATGTAGAGCTGATTAAGGTGAACATGAAGTGCACCTCTCAAAATGTTAACGAGTTTAGTAGTAAATTACTTACTTGAAGTGTTATTGGAACTACACAGTCTAACTTCAATActcttttcttatttaactATCTGCTCTTGTGCCTGTTCATCAACAATCATCTTGTGCCTGATCAATGCATCAAGATGTGAAcggtgttttttctctttctttaggGAGCTCTTAACATCAATGACAGAACTATACCTCAGCCACCCATTCTCCAGCTATCAGTGGAGAAATTGAGTAGGGAAGGTGCTTACCTTATGGATGCTGGCTCTGTAAGTACCATGATGGTGATTTTAAGTATTCCAATTTATACTGACTTGAGTTCCTGCTGAGAACGCAAAACCTGTATTAGGCTGCTGAGGTGTAGTTTCACTTTAGATGGTTGTTATTCCTGTTTACCTTTCAGGTGATGTTTCTGTGGATTGGGaagagctgtgggcagggcttCATCAGCCAAGTCCTTGGAGTTCCAAATTACGGCTCAATACCACAGAACATGGTACGTGTTAGCTTTGTTGTATTCTATTTGTATAGTGCAGCCAGAATACCATCTGCATGGGCATTAGAATGCCGTGTTCAAATATTAGCCCTCTAGTAGTCACTGTAAATCTGGatccaggaaataaaaattgttaGCTCTTGGAGTTTCTCCAGACAAAAGATTTAATCTGAATTTTCCTATGAAAGGACATTAAGACTGGCAATGATGACGTTTATCAGAACTCAGTGAACTAGATATGTTTGGGAATATTGCTAGATATAGCAATAGATAACAATTGCTCTCCCTGCAGTAAAACAAGTATTGACAGTCACTCAGTCATAACATTATTGTAGTCAATTGCAGGTGTAGTTTCAGTGTCCTTGACTGTTTTAAGTCCTTTCAAAAGAGATCAGAGTAAAATTACCCATCACAATGTGTGTCTGGGGCTTCTTTGTATTTGATTAGGGTGGGGTTGGGCTATTTTAAGTGTTCCGTGTACTGCCTCCCCGAAAAACATCTTGTATGTATTAATGATATTCTTTGCATCTTAGACTCATCTCCCAGAGCTTGAAACTGCAGAATCCATCCGAAcaatagcttttatttcttggcTGCGAGAACAGAGACCTTTCTTTCCTATACTATATGTAATAAAGTaagtgtggtttgttttgttgtttttttttttaagtctttggGACCTTTTTCTATACATAGTTGGATATTGTGTACTGCACTTTCTTAATGCAAGTATAATCAGTGTTAAATGCTGTACCTAACAGCCTTGACAGTGGATATGACTTGGTATGAGTTGGTTTTGATGTAGAAGTTCTGCAGATTAAGAAAGGCAAAACATCATAGAAAAATCTTGAGGTTGTCAGATGAACAAAGTGAGTTCTGGGAAGTGTATTTGATGGGGTTATTCACAAGGGCTATTTGAGATCTTCTTTCATGTGTTCTTGAGCTCTGGAAGTACCTTACACTTGATCTGTAACCTTCTGAGTGTACTGCACTGAACATTTTGGTGAGTATTTATTTAACTTCAAcgcttatttttattttgaagggaTGACAGCCCACTGAAATCAAGCTTTCTGCAGAATATGATTGAAGACAGAACTGAATCAGCCTTATCATACTATGAGTTCCTCCTTCACATACAGCAGCAAGTGAATAAATGAAACACTAGCCTTTGGCTCACATAACGGAAAGATTTTTGCAGTAAAGGACACTTGTTTGTAATACCTTCATGAAATCTGTGGCTGGAGGCAGTCGATGAGAGGTTCTCACTGTGATTTCAACAAGCTAAAGCAAATAAAGGACCACATCTGAGAATCAAATGTGCAACTACATATTGTACCTTAAAAATCAAACTATTGGAACTGGTTGAGCACCTTTAATTTGCTGCAAATCATGTTTTTACTGTAAGTAGTTGCAGCATGAAGTACATCCACAAAGGCAATACTGAAAAGGTGGAAGacattttgtaaaataaagagTTCTTTGTTGTTCAAAATGTATATTTCTGTaactctttgctttttgttttttgtttttgctgctaGATATAAAACCTCACAATACTGATCATGATTTGCAGGGAAGTTCTTTGTAAGTGCATCCGGTGATCACAGACAGAGCGTCTCTGTGTTCAGCTTAGAAATGCTTAAAGTAGCAATGAAGCAGCTGTTCATTGTGAAACGAACAAATACTTTATCAAACTTAGAATCCAGTATTTGGGATGGATTATGGCTAATAGGACTCAAGGTAAGCTTAACCTAGACAAGATAGCTTAATTTATGAAAGCTTTTAGGAAGTCAGTATTCAGATATTAAAAGAACAACCATGGAGGAGCAAGCCCTCCTCGTGTGAGATGCATTCGAGTCTGACTGAGTGGGCAGCAAAAGTAGACTTATGtagctttgatttttctttagtaaAACAATAgttttactttcagtttttgAATGGTGTGGGAGTGGAAGGTCAAGTAAGGTTGtctcagatttttatttaatatactTTGCTCCTGTTTACATTAACTGAATATAAGGCCCCCAAAAGGCTTCTGCAATGTTTGTGTGATGGCACATAGAACACAATGCTTTGAGCCCACATTCTGACTCTAAAATTGGAAGAGAATTATGTTTCCAAAGACAGTGTTGTATTTGAAGACCTGTTTATGGCTTGAGGCAGACTTGAAGTTTCCTAATCTCTTTTTACTGCAGCTACTTAATGAACCTAGATCCAAAGCCAGCATGCACCAAATGGAAGCTTTAAATGTACTCTCAGATCCCTGCCAGAGCTACAGGTGGAAGCTGACATCAGACTTTAAGTGACAatttatatgcaaaaaaaattgtctttttatAAAAGTATACTAATAACTCTATTGGAGATCACTGGTAGCGGCATAAAGAGTATTTGTTACTGTATCTGTGCACCTATAATGTAAAGAGAGGGATGTGACAAATGGAAGACATACTTAAGGAAAAATCTTGTTGTTAAATGATGATAAACATGAAGGTCTTGCAGAATCTTTCTGGGGCAAGTAATGTGAACAGTTAAAATGTTTGTAAGAGGTCAAGCACGTACTGTGACTGCTCTGGTTAGCTTACATCTTGTGACAGAATGTGAGAGGACATACAGGTTAATCATTTGCTACCATTGCAGGCTGTAGCTACACTTGTCAGGAGTTGCCTTATCTCGGGGGAGGAGTTTCATTGGACATTTGAGCACAAGAAGGTAAAGTTCAGAACAGTGTCTGGAATAGGTTCTGTTAGTCTTTTCATTCTATTTAAGCTTCCCTGTCTGCTGTCTCTGTAGCACACAGGAGTGTATTTACTTTTGAACAGCTTTTCAGATGATTGCACAGTTTCTAGTCAGAATGCATCAAGTTTTTTTAAGTTCAGACAGTCggataattatttttccagagaaagaagTCTCTCAATTTAAATGGAAGCTATGCACTTGCATAGGTTATCACTTAAAACTTGTATTTGGGGTATATTATCACTCAGATGCTGGGAGCTGTCGTTGCATTTAACAGCCCATCCAAATCTGCTTATGATGACTGTATTGTAGCCCCTCCTTTTTTCTAATAAATGTTGGACTGTTCCATGTACACCAGACTAGCAGTTACAGATGTCAGTCTGTGTGGCAATTAACTTGTAGGATTCCCTAAGTTTTATAAGACAAAACATAATCAAGGCTCAGCTGAACCCTCTTGGAGCAGAACATGCCTTTTTCACTTTGGATTTTCACCTTCAGATTAATTCTGTATTGAACTTGAAGTTTATTCCCTGGCAATGGGAAAAGCCTGCTGTGCTGTAAGGTCAATAAGGACAGATGGACGCAGCTATCCACAATGCCTCGCTTTTACCTACCACTGGAAAAATGATGCTGATGATGAACTATAAAAACAGGCAGGAGTGGCTCTGGTTCTTAGATCTCATCACAACTCCCACTGCAaatatattctatttttctaGTTGAggaatttcttttaaactcaTTCCTGTATTTGACCCATTAGTGTTCAGCCGACGTCGTTACCATCCATTttactttgctttcattcttaatttaatatatttgagTCTTAAGTCCACGTAGGTTGTTTTTGCAATAACTAGAACGATTCTTTTATTTAGGTTTAATTTCTTAACAGTATTTAATAAACAGATGCAAAATGGCTGTTAAATAAGGGACCATTCAATGTGATTTTAAGCTTCTGTTTCCTACAGATGTCATCCACTAGTCAATGTGCCGTTGTACAGTAGTGTATAATATTGTATTATTAAATCTTTCACTCTGAGACGATCGATCTTCCCCTGTTCTGGACTCGAGGCAGGGTTTCCTTGTCCTCCTTTTTACAGTTTGTAATTTTCACTCTTTTATtcctgtaaaaaacaaaaagccatttgTAACACATGCAAATGCTTATTTTATCTGTGCTAATTTATCAGATTTGGCTACTCAATAAAATCAATTGAACTCACGCAGGTCCCTCAGTGCTTTGTCAGCGGTGTGAGTgcggggctgtgctgggtcACACTGCGTGAATAGAATGGGATAGTGGCAAGTCAGACTGATGGGGATTGGGCCTCTCGCCTTTTGACGTCACTTCCGATTCTGCGGCGGCCATCTTTGTTgagggcacagctctgtgtcctcCACTGCGCTGCCCCGTCACAGCTGGGAGAGCGGCGGGCTGTCTGCCTTCTCTTTGCCATTATTTAAAATGGTGCCGCCGGCTTCGGCTCCCGGAAGCGGGCGGTGATGGCGCATGCGCGTTGATGCGCGGCGCAGCCCCTTTTTGTGCGGCGCTGCGGCCTGTGGTGCCGGGGATGGAGGAGGGCGGCGGGCCGGGCGCCGCTGCCGCGGGGCTGTCGGCATCACAGCGGCGGGCGGAGCTGCGGCGGAGGAAACTGCTGATGAACTCTGAGGAGCGGATCAACCGCATCATGGGCTTCCACCGGCCCGCGGCAGCCAAGGGTGAGCCCTGAGCCAGGTGTGGGGCCGCGGCCCGGCCCCGTTCACCTCAGTGACAGAAAGTCGCTGAGCGCGGTCCCTCAGTGTCTGACACAGTGAGCGAGGAGCCTCCGTCCATCGGGGCCTTTGGGTACCCAGCCATTAACCTctgcaatgcagtgctgtgcgTGTAACTcggtgtttttgtttctcttctttagaTGATGAAAGTCACGTAGAATCAAAACTCGAACAAGATAAATCGAATTCCCatcctcttccttctgtttcaaaacGAATCGTGCTCGGTGATTCGGTCTCCAGTGTGTCCGGAACAACTGACCATGCAGTCAGTATGGGAGACCTCAAAGGGGAGAAGGACTTGTTCAGTAAGACCCCGCAGCTTGTCAGTGAGGGTACAAGTGAGCTCCGGCACCGTAACAGAGGGGAGCTGCCATCTGAAGCCACAGCACGGCCACCCAGGCATGGATTAGAACAATACTTATCCAGGTTTGATGAAGCTCTGAAGCTGAGGAACCAGCTAATGAATGAGAAGCCGAGCCAAGAGAACGGGAATGCGGTGGAGGAGTTTGATTCTTTCCGCATATTTCGATTAGTGGGATGTGCTCTGCTTGCCATTGCAGTGAGGGCCTTTGTGTGCAAGTACTTGGTGAGTTCAGCGGAGCAACCAGTCCCATTCTGTTTGACTTATTAATGACAGGCTTAGGACTCAGCTCATATAAAACGCTACTTATCTGGGCTTGAAAGCTGTTTATGTAGGGCTAAGTGGGTTGGGAACTAAAGGCATTCTTTACAATGCTGTCAACTGTgtaaaagataagaaaaaaagcaaaccaaacaacTCTGGCAATCCTTGAGATGATAACTGTCAGAATCTGCATTATCTAGCACAGCTGCTGAGTTACAGCTGGGAGTTGCATGCTTTTGGTGCTTAATGTTTTGAGGAGAAGCAACATTAGAATAATTATTACTGCTTAAGTCTTATGCAAGTTTGAGTCAACTGTTGTTCTTTAGGAAAGAATAACAGAGTAAAAGCTACAACACTTGCACTGTGAGGTGCAGATCCTGCTCATTTATCAACCTGTTGAGGAAAAATAGTCCCTCAGTAGTGCAGGTGTCTGCGGGCACGTCTTGCAGAAGTGCATGACTGGTGCAGCCTGCCACCTTCTGGAGCACTCAGCCTGTTAGTACACACTGCTCTGTCGTGCAATTTCAGGTTTCAAGACTGAAAGCAAGCAAGGTGGAACAATGCTCCTGTGATACATCACTTGTCTGTATTCAATGGTAGTGCTGTTAATTAAATTTCTGTGTTCTTATGTATTATTTCTGAActttaatatattcttttttcctccgTCAGTCAATATTTGCACCATTTCTTACTCTACAACTTGCTTACATGGGACTATCCAAGTACTTTCCAAAGGTAAAGCAATTTTTCTCAATTAGATTaacttcaaatgttttaaaCCCCTGCTTAGGTTGTATTGTTGCATGGGGAGTGTTCTTATTCTGTTTTGAGCTCTAGAAATGAGAATTATCAAATGCTCATAGCTAATGCCAGCTGTCAGTATGCCCACATTTAGTCCAAATGGTTTTAAGAGTTGTTGTGGAAACATGGGCTAGCAGCTTACCTGGCTGTAAGATAACTAAAAGCATCTGACTGTGAAATTCCAGTTTATCTTTCATGTCTTTAGGAtggttctgcttttctcctagGGTAGCACTCTTCTGTGGTTACTGTTGTCTCTATCAGCAGCCATTGGGTATATGTGATTCCTGGGCAAAATCTGTGGATGTGGTCATAAGGTGGTTGTTTGGGCTTTAAGGgctctgtgttccagtttgaaTGACAGCTAGAAATGAGATATTAGTGCGTGAGGCTTTGTATTTATCCTCAATCCATAACTCTGCTTTACAGCTTGATTGGATTGCCATGTGATTGGATTGCCATAACACCCATGATGcagtttttttgctgttaatgaGCTTCTCATTCAGCTCCTCAGATCCTCCACAGCTTGAATTTGTAGCTGGGTTAAGTAAGGTATTGTGAGTCCTGGAGAGAACCAGTGCAAACACGCTGTTCTTGCCAGTGAATCTGGAGGTGTCTGGGTATGTGAAACTGTGATGTTAAGCAGAACTGGACTGTAGCAGAAGAACTAAcatactgttgtttttccttctagagTGAGAAGAAGGTGAAAACTACAGTACTAACTGCTGCTCTGTTACTGTCTGGAATCCCTGCAGAAGTGATCAGTCGCTCTATGGACACCTACAGCAAAATGGGAGATGTTTTCACAGACCTCTGTGtctatttctttacttttatcttttgccACGAACTCGCTCTGTTATTTGGCTCTGAAGTACCATGATGGCTGTAAAGTTCAATGCAATACTTACACTAAAGCTTTCTGGTCTGTACACCTTTAACATCTGACAGGTTGAAACCTTAGTTAACgttctttcctgtttttgaaTGCTTGAAAGGAGCCTTAAATCCAGTCATCTGGGAGATGGAACAGCAAGGTCCCAGGCTGCCAGTCATATTAGTTTGGTTTATGTAAATACTGTGTCTGCCCACTGAAAATGTGAAGCATAGAATGCAAGTGTTGCTGGAT encodes:
- the CAMLG gene encoding calcium signal-modulating cyclophilin ligand — encoded protein: MRGAAPFCAALRPVVPGMEEGGGPGAAAAGLSASQRRAELRRRKLLMNSEERINRIMGFHRPAAAKDDESHVESKLEQDKSNSHPLPSVSKRIVLGDSVSSVSGTTDHAVSMGDLKGEKDLFSKTPQLVSEGTSELRHRNRGELPSEATARPPRHGLEQYLSRFDEALKLRNQLMNEKPSQENGNAVEEFDSFRIFRLVGCALLAIAVRAFVCKYLSIFAPFLTLQLAYMGLSKYFPKSEKKVKTTVLTAALLLSGIPAEVISRSMDTYSKMGDVFTDLCVYFFTFIFCHELALLFGSEVP